In the genome of Curtobacterium sp. MCLR17_036, the window CCCCGACCTGTGGGAGCACGACGGCGACGAGGACCGTCCGGACCTCGGCAACGACCTCGGTACGAAGCCGCTCTGACGCGGCACCCCCGGAGCACGGCTCGGTACGATCGGGCCGTGCTCCGTCGCGTCCGGGAAGGTCTGCACCGCTGGCCCGCGGTGGCTCGGCTCGTCGCGATCGCGGCGCTCCTGCTCGTCGCGGCCGCCGCGCACCTCGCCGCACAGCCGGAACCCGTCGGTCGGTGGCTGCCCCTGCTCGTGGTCGCGGTCGTCGGAGCGCTCGTCACCGGAGCACCGCGACACCGCTGGCCGCTGCCGGCGATCTGGCTCGTCGCCACCGTGCTCGCGGTGATCCGCGGCTCGGCAGTGGACCCCGGCACGACCGCCACCGCCCTCGCTGTCGGCGCGGTCGCGCTCGTCGCGGCCCTCGCCGCGGACGTCGTGCCGGTGCTGCGCTCCCGCCACCGACGGGTGGAACGGTGACCCCGCGACGGGCGGCAGGCACCGTGCCGGACCCGCGCCGAGCCTCCCGTCACCGGCACGGCCGCGTCCAGGACCCGGACCTGCGGCGCTGCATCGCCGACAGCACGCCCGTGGCCGCGGGCGGCCGCGCCATCCTGCTGCAGATCGCCGACCCCGTCGTCGCCGCCGGCGTCCGACGGCACTCCGACTTCGCACGGCGGCCGCAGCAGCGGCTCGTGCACACGCTGATGTTCGTCTACGCCGTCGTCATCGGGACGGCGTCCGACTCGGCGACCGCGGTCGGCTTCGTCGACCGCGCCCACCGCCCGGTCGCCGGCGCGGACGACGTCGACCGGCAGCTCTGGGTCGCGGCGACCCTGTTCGACTCGGCCCGACGGGCACACGACCTGTTCGGCACGCCGTTCTCCGCGGCCCGAGCGGAGCAGGTCCTCGCCGCCTACGCGCCGCTCGCCACCGCGCTCCGGGTGCCCGACGACCGCTGGCCGGCCTCGGTGGCGGCGTTCGACCGCTACTGGCAGGGCGCGCTCGACGGGCTCCGGGTCACCGACGACGCCCGCGGCGTGGTGCGGGACCTGCTGCACCCCCGGTTCGCCCCGCGCTGGGTGCGTGCCGCGATTCCGCTCGTGCGGATCGTCACCGTCGGCATGCTGCCGGAGCGGATCCGCGCCGCGTACGGCTTCGCGTGGGGGCCGCGGGAGCAGCGCCGGTTCGACCGCACGGTCCGCCTCGTCGCGGCGGTGCGCGCCGTCGTCCCCCGGCCCCTGCTGCGGCTGCCCGCCGCGCTGCTGCTCCGTGGGCTGCGTCGGACGACCCGTCGACACGCCGCGGTACGGTAGCGGGCATGTCGGTCGACCACTTCGCCATCACGGTCCCCCGGTCCTGGTTCGAGCTGCCGGTGGACCCGGAACGGCGCGACGACCGGATCTCGGCCCTCGTGCAGGAGCGCATCGAGGACCACCGCGAGCTCTGGGACCACCGCACCGAGATCGTCCGGGTGCTCCGCCGTTTCGCGCGGTCCGCCTGGGACAGCGGTGCCCGGTACTGCGCCGCGTTCGCCGAGCCGAGCGAGGACGGCATCGTCTCCGGCGCCCTCACGGTCACGGTCCTGCCCGCTCCCGAGGCCGGCGGCGACCCGCTCGCGGCGCTCACCGACCACGTCGCAGCCCTCGGCGGCGACGAGGACGGCATGCACGTCGACGTGCACGAGGTCCCGCGGGTGGGCCGGGTCCCGCGGGTCTGGGGCGTCTCCACCGTGCAGGCCCCGGACGGGCGCGGCTCGTTCGACGTCGTGCTCATGCAGACGTTCGTGCCGGCCGGCGAGCAGGTCGCGCTCGTGAGCGTCTCCTCGCCCGCGACCGACCTGGCCGAACCGCTCTGGGAGCTGTTCGAGACCGTCACCGACACCTTCGAGCTCGTCGACTCGGCGGCCGTCGGCCCCGGGGACGACTGATGCGCCTCTGGCCGTTCCGGCGGCGGCGGAAGCCCGTCGAGCCCGTGGTCGAACGGGTCACCGCGGACGACCTCGCCCGCATGGCGCACCAGGGCGAACTGGCCCGGGCCGTGGTCACGCCGCCACCGGCGCCACGCGCCTCGGCCGACCGCGTCCGCTCCAC includes:
- a CDS encoding oxygenase MpaB family protein; amino-acid sequence: MTPRRAAGTVPDPRRASRHRHGRVQDPDLRRCIADSTPVAAGGRAILLQIADPVVAAGVRRHSDFARRPQQRLVHTLMFVYAVVIGTASDSATAVGFVDRAHRPVAGADDVDRQLWVAATLFDSARRAHDLFGTPFSAARAEQVLAAYAPLATALRVPDDRWPASVAAFDRYWQGALDGLRVTDDARGVVRDLLHPRFAPRWVRAAIPLVRIVTVGMLPERIRAAYGFAWGPREQRRFDRTVRLVAAVRAVVPRPLLRLPAALLLRGLRRTTRRHAAVR